DNA from Verrucomicrobiota bacterium:
CCGGGTGCGGGTAGCATCACGGAAAATCTTTTAGGAGGTCTGGTTGAGACTGAGGTCGAGGATGGAGAATCATTCTTTGACTTAGAACGGAGGTTCATGCGAATAAACGTCCAGCTTTTAGAGTAAAGCATACATGGTAGATCAACTCATAGCTATCTATATGAAGTCCAAAGCTTCTCTATGGCTTCTGGCTTTTATAGGGATAGGCCTTATAGTGTATGGTGTCAGTCAAAAGTTACTAAATTCATCACCTGAAGAAAATAAGAACCTCCTAGGGAATTTTTCTGAAAGAGAGAAGCCAGATGAAAATTTAATAGCAGTCCCCATAGCCGAACAGCCTGAGGACTCTGATTTGAAGGAAGAGGGTGGACCTTACCAAAGAGCTTCTCAGTTTGATGAGATAGCAGGCGAAGGCGAGAGCCGAAGAGTGAAAAAAAATGGTTTCTGGCTACAAGCTCCAGACCCTACTGACGGGGCTGTTTGGAAAAATCAGCGGGGAGAAGAATTGGTCTATGTGGATTTGCCTTTATATATTACAACAGGTCCCTTGAGTCCTGTTGAAGTGGGTCAGGAAGCATACTTTAAATTTGAGGCAATTGGTGGAAGCTTCCCTTATAAATGGTCCTTTGTAAATGGCAGCCTCCCTCAAGGCTTTGCTTTTAGTCCTGCGGCAGCAACTTTATATGGCCTAAGTGAAGAGATCTCCGAGTCAGTCTTTCGCATCAAAGTATCAGATGCTACAGGAAATCAAGACATTGCAGAATACAGACTCTCTATAATACTAGAGAATGAAAAAGAGGAGGATCTCCTGACTATTATGTCTCCGAGTGAACTGCCACAAGCTTTTCTAGAGGAAGAATACGAGTATAGCTTTCAAGCTGATGGAGGAGAAAAACCTTACAGTTGGCAATTGATTGAAGGCGCATTGCCTCCGGAATTTACTTTTTCCAATCAGGCTAGCTTAAGCGGAACACCTCAAGGTGACCCAGATACTTATTCATTTATCGTCCAGGTTATGGATAGCGTGGGCCAGGTAGCTACTAAGCTTCACACTTTAGAAGTTGTTGAACCAGAAGATGAAAGTAAATGGGAAATAAAGATGATACCCGGAAAAAATGCGATGTTAATCTGCTGGAATCAAGTAGAAGAAGGCAAAAGACCAGATCAATTTATTCTTATGAGGTCGGAAGCCGGCTATCCTTCAACTACTGTCACGGGTGAAAATAGATATCTAGGCAGGGACAATTGTTTTCTAGATCTAGATGTTAGTGAGGGTAACAGATACTACTATGCTCTATTCGGGCAAAGCGAAGAATCTTCAGAGAAAGAATTAGCACTGGGATTTGCGGTAACAGGGCTCTCATTACAAGGTGAAAAGATTGATCCTTATGCGGATGACATAGACTCTTTTAGCCCTCTACATCATTCTCCTTACGGTTCTGCTGAAATGACTCTAGGTCCTCCTATGCTTCCGCAATACGGTTTCGGATCGACAGATGTAGTTTCCTTAGGAGCAGCCATTAACGATGGAAGCAGAGATAGATATGGCGGAAGTATTGTCCTAAAATTTCTAGATAATTTTATTTTCAATGGTCCAGGCCCTGATTTTAAAATTTTTGAAAATGTCTTCAATATTTATGGAACGGAAAATAGTCGGTTTATGGAGCCAGCAGTCGTTTGGGTAAGTAAGGATGGTAGGACTTGGAGGCAAATGCCATTTGATTTTTTACCTCATCCAGACGGAGATGAAAGTGAAACAGTTGATACTTCAAATCCTTTCATATATGCGCGAGGGTTTGCGGGCGTTAATCCTACGTTCCAAGGTGATGCTGGTGGGGATGAATTCGACCTCGCACAAGTTGGTCTGTCCTGGGCGCGCTACATAAGAATTCAGTCTACCGGCGACCTATGGATACAAGATAAAGATGGAGATTTTGTGAGGCATACAACTGAAACAGGTTCAGTTAACCCAAATTTCAATAAAAGTGGCTTTGACCTCGATGCAGTCAAAGCGATCCATTATTAGGTGATGATGATTTTACCTTTAGCTATAAGATTTTTTCCGCTGCTTCTCAGTCTTTATTCGACGCTCATTGCTGAGATGCAGGTGACTTTAAGGATTACTAAAAGTTTTTCTCAACAACCCATCTTGCATCTTAGTGACAAAACCCGACCTTTAAATGTGATTGAATTACTGAAGGCTCACACCGATCTAAAGACTGGTTTTGGTGGGGGGTTTGTGAACTCTATCAATGGTATTCAATCTGTTTCAAAGAACGGTGAAACCAAGGACTGGTTTTACTATGTAAATGGTATCTTGGCGCCAGTTGGAGCTAAGCAATATCAACTACATCACGAGGATATGATTTGGTGGGATTTTCATCATTGGAAAGAAGGTATCTCAATAAGTGCATTGGTTGGTGCATATCCTCATCCTTTTCTAGGGGGATACCGTGGCAAGAAAAAAAAGACTGTTGTAGCCCATGCCGAAGGATTCCAAGCACTTGGTCAAATGTGGGCTGAAGATTTAGAAAAGCATCATGTTGATAATGTTCAAACAGCCGAGCTATCTGCAATGAAGGACTTTACTAAATCCTATCTGCTGCTTATCGGTGCTTACAAAGATTTAGTAAAAAACAAGCAAACCCTTAAATTTTTCGAAAATGCGGATAAATTAGGATTTTTTGTTAGATTCAATTCAGAAGAAAAACTGGAGCTTCGTTATTTTGATGGGAAGCCGGCCAAAAAAATCGATGGAGGCGCCACATTGATCGCGGGGAAGGTAGGACAAAACGGAGCGGTCTGGATCGTGACTGGTAACCAAAGCCAGAGTATCAAAGAAATATCAAAACTGTTTCTAGCTGCATCTGATAAGACTCAATTTGGTTGTGGGATAGCTTTGAGTAAGCATGAGATTATAACATTACCTGTTTGGTAAAAATTTTTGATAATGTCTAATCAAGTTCATCCTATTGCGGCATTCATCTATGTCATAGGTATTTTTGCTGCAGCTATGAGCATGAATAATCCTCTTCTTTTGGTGAGTCTGGTTTTATTTTTGTGGGGGGTACATGTTATGTTAATGCCCTTTAAGCAATGGAGAGCATTCGCTTATTTTGGTTTTTGCTCTGCTATTCCTTTTATCTTTCTTAATGCCCTTGTTAATAGTCAGGGCGAAAGGGCGCTCTTAGAATTTTTAGGAAGAGAATTTACTTTAGAAGCCTTGTTATACGGCATAATGGCCGCAGTTAAGGTTTGGGTTACTATCATGGCTTTCAGTTTGCTAGGCGTTATTACCTCTTACAACGATCTCATTATTAAGTTAACAGCTAGTTTCCCCAAACTGGGTACACTCTTGCAAATGAGCCTG
Protein-coding regions in this window:
- a CDS encoding putative Ig domain-containing protein, with the translated sequence MVDQLIAIYMKSKASLWLLAFIGIGLIVYGVSQKLLNSSPEENKNLLGNFSEREKPDENLIAVPIAEQPEDSDLKEEGGPYQRASQFDEIAGEGESRRVKKNGFWLQAPDPTDGAVWKNQRGEELVYVDLPLYITTGPLSPVEVGQEAYFKFEAIGGSFPYKWSFVNGSLPQGFAFSPAAATLYGLSEEISESVFRIKVSDATGNQDIAEYRLSIILENEKEEDLLTIMSPSELPQAFLEEEYEYSFQADGGEKPYSWQLIEGALPPEFTFSNQASLSGTPQGDPDTYSFIVQVMDSVGQVATKLHTLEVVEPEDESKWEIKMIPGKNAMLICWNQVEEGKRPDQFILMRSEAGYPSTTVTGENRYLGRDNCFLDLDVSEGNRYYYALFGQSEESSEKELALGFAVTGLSLQGEKIDPYADDIDSFSPLHHSPYGSAEMTLGPPMLPQYGFGSTDVVSLGAAINDGSRDRYGGSIVLKFLDNFIFNGPGPDFKIFENVFNIYGTENSRFMEPAVVWVSKDGRTWRQMPFDFLPHPDGDESETVDTSNPFIYARGFAGVNPTFQGDAGGDEFDLAQVGLSWARYIRIQSTGDLWIQDKDGDFVRHTTETGSVNPNFNKSGFDLDAVKAIHY
- a CDS encoding DUF4430 domain-containing protein, whose amino-acid sequence is MMILPLAIRFFPLLLSLYSTLIAEMQVTLRITKSFSQQPILHLSDKTRPLNVIELLKAHTDLKTGFGGGFVNSINGIQSVSKNGETKDWFYYVNGILAPVGAKQYQLHHEDMIWWDFHHWKEGISISALVGAYPHPFLGGYRGKKKKTVVAHAEGFQALGQMWAEDLEKHHVDNVQTAELSAMKDFTKSYLLLIGAYKDLVKNKQTLKFFENADKLGFFVRFNSEEKLELRYFDGKPAKKIDGGATLIAGKVGQNGAVWIVTGNQSQSIKEISKLFLAASDKTQFGCGIALSKHEIITLPVW